From Mycolicibacterium nivoides, a single genomic window includes:
- a CDS encoding spinster family MFS transporter encodes MGETGQAPLTTLPSAAADGHGPRRAWAAVALLTLVGTLNYVDRFLPAVLAEPIKHDLALSDTAIGVINGFGFLIVYAVLGIAVARIADRGTYGAVVAACLTLWGTMTMLGGAVQSGFQLALTRVGVAVGEAGSTPAAHAYVARNFAPQHRAAPLAVLTFAIPLASGASLIGGGLLADNLGWRTAFVVMGVISVVFAPLVLLLVGVRQSLPVTAPAEPGTQVKWWALLRKRSFLSLVGGTAFIAAAGYSLTTFTPAFLMRTRSMTLSEVGWEYGLATGVAGVLGLLIVGRLADRLAARDPRWLLWIVVLTTALLLPASVLAFTVESRVACVWFLALSYIIGTSYMAPSIAAIQRLVLPGQRATASAIFLFFNATLGAVGPFVTGLISDTLTPDLGAHALGRALLILVPTLQLMAMGCYLMGTRWYRGDIVEADF; translated from the coding sequence ATGGGTGAGACCGGCCAGGCGCCATTGACCACCCTGCCGTCCGCAGCCGCCGACGGGCACGGGCCGCGGCGGGCGTGGGCGGCGGTCGCACTGTTGACCCTGGTCGGAACCCTCAACTACGTCGACCGGTTCCTGCCTGCGGTGCTGGCCGAGCCCATCAAGCACGACCTCGCCCTGTCGGACACCGCGATCGGGGTGATCAACGGGTTCGGCTTCCTCATCGTGTACGCGGTGCTCGGCATCGCGGTGGCGCGAATCGCCGACCGCGGAACGTATGGCGCGGTCGTCGCGGCCTGCCTGACGCTGTGGGGCACCATGACCATGCTCGGTGGTGCCGTGCAGTCCGGCTTTCAGCTCGCCCTCACCAGGGTGGGCGTTGCGGTGGGTGAGGCCGGGAGCACCCCGGCCGCTCATGCGTACGTGGCCCGCAACTTCGCCCCGCAGCATCGCGCGGCACCGCTGGCGGTGCTCACCTTCGCCATCCCCCTGGCCAGCGGCGCCAGCCTGATCGGCGGCGGACTGTTGGCCGACAACCTCGGCTGGCGAACGGCTTTCGTGGTGATGGGTGTGATCAGCGTGGTGTTCGCCCCGCTGGTGCTGCTGCTGGTCGGGGTCCGCCAGTCGCTGCCGGTGACGGCGCCCGCGGAACCGGGCACGCAGGTCAAGTGGTGGGCCCTGCTGCGCAAGCGCAGCTTCCTGTCACTTGTCGGCGGCACCGCGTTCATCGCGGCCGCCGGGTACTCGCTGACCACGTTCACCCCGGCTTTCCTGATGCGGACCCGGTCCATGACGCTCAGTGAGGTCGGGTGGGAGTACGGCCTGGCCACCGGGGTGGCCGGAGTCCTGGGGCTTTTGATCGTGGGCCGGCTGGCGGATCGGCTGGCCGCGCGCGATCCGCGCTGGCTGTTGTGGATCGTGGTGCTGACCACGGCCCTGCTGCTGCCGGCCTCGGTGCTGGCGTTCACGGTCGAGAGTCGGGTGGCATGCGTGTGGTTCCTGGCGCTGAGCTACATCATCGGCACGTCGTACATGGCCCCGTCGATCGCAGCCATTCAACGTCTGGTGCTACCCGGTCAACGGGCGACCGCCTCGGCGATCTTCTTGTTCTTCAATGCCACCCTGGGGGCCGTCGGGCCGTTCGTCACCGGCCTGATCAGTGACACGCTGACCCCTGATCTCGGCGCACACGCGCTGGGCCGGGCGCTGCTGATCCTGGTGCCGACGCTGCAGCTGATGGCCATGGGTTGCTATCTGATGGGGACGCGCTGGTACCGCGGCGACATCGTCGAGGCAGATTTCTAG
- a CDS encoding SDR family NAD(P)-dependent oxidoreductase, giving the protein MTDLAKYGPWAVIAGGSEGVGAEFARMLAEDGFNLVLLARKAGPLEVTAQRCRDLGVQVRAVAVDLVDDASTAQIAEATADLEIGLLIYNAGANTCSERFLDAPLADFQKVVDLNITRMMELVQHFGRPMAARGRGGILLVGSLAGYAGSMRHTVYGGVKAYGRLFAESLWLELREYNVDVLELVLGVTRTPAMERAGLNFEAPGMRINDPAEVAREGLDHLGAGPVHVAGGNAKRAEMNSAPDRAQVVLKSDAAIRNLINQRAPQ; this is encoded by the coding sequence ATGACCGACCTTGCCAAATACGGGCCGTGGGCCGTAATCGCCGGCGGCTCCGAGGGGGTCGGCGCGGAGTTCGCCCGGATGCTCGCCGAGGACGGGTTCAACCTGGTCCTGCTGGCGCGGAAAGCCGGTCCGCTGGAGGTCACCGCGCAGCGCTGCCGGGACCTGGGCGTGCAGGTGCGCGCCGTGGCGGTCGATCTGGTGGACGATGCGTCGACCGCGCAGATCGCCGAGGCGACTGCCGACCTGGAGATCGGCCTGCTGATCTACAACGCCGGGGCCAACACCTGCAGCGAACGCTTCCTGGATGCGCCGCTGGCCGATTTCCAGAAGGTCGTCGACCTCAATATCACCAGGATGATGGAGTTGGTTCAGCACTTCGGCAGGCCGATGGCCGCACGAGGCCGGGGCGGAATCCTGCTGGTGGGTTCACTGGCGGGCTACGCGGGGTCGATGCGGCACACCGTCTACGGCGGGGTGAAGGCGTACGGCCGGCTGTTCGCCGAGAGCCTGTGGCTGGAGTTGCGCGAATACAACGTCGACGTGCTGGAGCTGGTGCTCGGTGTGACCCGTACCCCGGCGATGGAACGCGCCGGCCTGAACTTCGAGGCACCGGGCATGCGGATCAACGATCCGGCCGAGGTCGCGCGGGAGGGGCTGGATCACCTCGGTGCGGGGCCGGTGCACGTGGCGGGCGGCAACGCCAAACGCGCCGAGATGAACAGTGCGCCGGACCGGGCGCAGGTTGTGCTCAAGTCCGACGCCGCGATCCGCAACCTGATCAATCAGCGGGCGCCGCAATGA
- the aceA gene encoding isocitrate lyase ICL2 yields MATIEANAETSPFTKDVEATQAYIDSPRFAGITRLYSARQVAEQRGTIPSDYPVAREAATEFFLYLRDLFAQKLSITTFGPYSPGQAVVMKRMGIRGIYLGGWATSAKGSISEDPGPDLASYPLSQVPDEAAGLVRALLTADRNQQYLRLRMTPEQRAATPAVDYRPFIIADADTGHGGDPHVRNLIRRFVESGVPGYHIEDQRPGTKKCGHQGGKVLVPSDEQIKRLNTARFQLDIMRVPGIIVARTDAEAANLIDSRADERDQPFLLGATNLSVPTYKSCFLAMVRRFYDLGVTELNGHLLYALPTGEYATAEAWLERQGLTSTIADAVKGHTGGSVDALFDKVESAFVEAWQADAGLNTYGEAVAELLEFREREGEPAAMSAADWRAFAARASLYTAQEKAHELGADVAWDCERVKTPEGYYQVRGGIPYAIAKSLAAAPFADILWMETKTADLADAKQFADAIHAEFPDQMLAYNLSPSFNWDTTGMTDDEMRAFPAELGKMGFVFNFITYGGHQVDGVACEEFATSLQQEGMLALARLQRKMRLVESPYRTPQTLVGGPRSDAALAASSGRTATTKAMGAGSTQHQHLVQTEVPKKLLEEWLALWSDYYKIGENLRVQLRPRRAGSDVLDLGIYGDGEEPLANVVVDPIKDRHGRNILTVRDQNTFAEKLRKKRLMDLIHVWLIHRFKPEIVYYVTPTEDNVYQTEKMKAHGIFSDVYQEVGEIIVADVNQARIDELLAPDREALGRLIRKED; encoded by the coding sequence ATGGCCACCATCGAAGCCAACGCAGAGACGTCACCGTTCACGAAGGATGTCGAGGCCACCCAGGCCTACATCGACAGCCCTCGGTTCGCGGGCATCACCCGGCTGTATTCGGCGCGTCAGGTCGCCGAGCAACGCGGCACGATCCCATCGGACTATCCGGTGGCCCGTGAGGCCGCCACGGAGTTCTTTCTCTACCTTCGAGACCTGTTCGCGCAGAAGCTGAGCATCACCACCTTCGGGCCGTACTCGCCTGGCCAGGCGGTGGTGATGAAACGGATGGGGATCAGGGGAATCTACCTCGGTGGATGGGCCACCTCGGCCAAGGGCTCGATCAGTGAGGATCCCGGGCCCGACCTGGCCAGCTACCCGTTGAGTCAGGTGCCTGATGAAGCAGCCGGGCTGGTGCGGGCGCTGCTCACCGCTGACCGCAACCAGCAGTATCTGCGGCTGCGGATGACCCCCGAACAGCGCGCGGCCACCCCGGCGGTCGACTACCGGCCGTTCATCATCGCCGACGCCGACACCGGTCACGGTGGCGATCCGCATGTGCGCAACCTGATCCGCCGCTTCGTCGAGTCCGGGGTGCCGGGCTATCACATCGAAGATCAGCGTCCCGGCACCAAGAAATGCGGACACCAGGGCGGCAAGGTGTTGGTGCCCTCGGATGAGCAGATCAAACGGCTCAACACCGCGCGATTCCAGCTGGACATCATGCGCGTGCCCGGCATCATCGTCGCGCGCACCGACGCCGAGGCGGCCAATCTGATCGACAGCCGCGCCGATGAGCGTGATCAACCATTCCTGCTGGGGGCTACGAACCTCTCGGTGCCGACGTACAAGTCGTGTTTCCTGGCAATGGTGCGCCGGTTCTACGACCTCGGTGTCACCGAACTCAACGGCCACCTGCTGTACGCGCTGCCTACCGGCGAGTACGCGACCGCCGAGGCCTGGCTGGAACGCCAGGGCCTCACGAGCACCATCGCCGACGCCGTCAAGGGCCACACCGGCGGCTCGGTGGATGCCCTCTTCGACAAGGTCGAGTCGGCATTCGTCGAGGCGTGGCAGGCCGACGCCGGTCTGAACACCTACGGCGAGGCGGTTGCCGAGCTTCTGGAATTCCGGGAACGCGAGGGCGAGCCCGCCGCGATGAGCGCCGCCGACTGGCGCGCCTTCGCTGCCCGGGCGTCGCTGTACACGGCGCAGGAGAAAGCCCACGAGCTGGGCGCCGACGTGGCCTGGGACTGCGAGCGGGTCAAGACCCCCGAGGGCTATTACCAGGTGCGCGGCGGTATCCCGTATGCGATTGCGAAGTCGCTGGCGGCCGCACCGTTCGCCGACATCCTGTGGATGGAGACCAAGACCGCCGACCTGGCCGATGCCAAGCAGTTCGCCGATGCCATCCACGCCGAGTTCCCCGACCAGATGCTGGCCTACAACCTGTCACCGTCGTTCAACTGGGACACCACCGGCATGACCGACGACGAAATGCGGGCCTTCCCCGCGGAACTCGGCAAGATGGGGTTCGTCTTCAACTTCATCACCTACGGCGGCCATCAGGTCGACGGCGTGGCGTGCGAGGAATTCGCGACGTCCCTGCAGCAGGAGGGCATGCTGGCGCTGGCCCGGCTGCAACGCAAGATGCGGTTGGTCGAATCTCCTTATCGCACACCGCAAACCCTGGTGGGCGGGCCTCGCAGCGATGCCGCCCTGGCCGCCTCTTCGGGCCGCACCGCCACCACCAAGGCGATGGGCGCAGGCTCCACGCAACACCAACATCTGGTGCAGACCGAGGTGCCCAAGAAGCTGCTCGAGGAGTGGCTGGCGCTGTGGAGCGATTACTACAAGATCGGTGAAAATCTGCGCGTGCAGCTTCGGCCGCGCCGCGCAGGGTCGGACGTGCTCGACCTCGGCATCTACGGTGATGGCGAGGAGCCGCTGGCCAACGTCGTCGTCGACCCGATCAAGGACCGGCACGGCCGCAACATTCTCACGGTGCGCGACCAGAACACCTTCGCCGAGAAGCTGCGCAAGAAGCGCCTGATGGATCTGATCCATGTGTGGCTGATCCACCGGTTCAAGCCGGAGATCGTCTACTACGTGACGCCGACCGAGGACAACGTCTATCAGACCGAGAAGATGAAGGCGCACGGCATCTTCAGCGATGTGTACCAGGAGGTCGGTGAGATCATCGTCGCCGATGTGAACCAGGCCCGCATCGATGAACTGCTGGCACCCGATCGTGAGGCACTGGGACGGTTGATCCGCAAGGAGGACTGA
- a CDS encoding DUF4267 domain-containing protein has protein sequence MSIDRAALAAGAIRFASGVSFLVDPKRADRLWGGRETPDATAQLMWRSMGYRDALIGGLLLAAGLRGRDTRGWFLASGGADAADLLGGMAVHDQLPRSQQVIGLGGAVVGIAVGLWGATRRRERAAESVTG, from the coding sequence ATGTCGATCGACCGGGCCGCGCTGGCCGCCGGTGCCATCCGATTCGCGTCGGGCGTCTCGTTTCTCGTCGACCCGAAGCGGGCCGACCGGTTGTGGGGCGGACGGGAAACACCAGACGCGACCGCGCAGTTGATGTGGCGGTCGATGGGCTATCGCGATGCGCTGATCGGCGGCCTGCTGCTGGCGGCGGGTCTGCGGGGCAGGGACACCCGCGGTTGGTTCCTGGCCTCCGGCGGGGCTGATGCCGCCGACCTGCTCGGCGGGATGGCGGTACACGACCAGCTGCCACGGTCGCAGCAGGTCATCGGCCTCGGGGGAGCCGTGGTCGGCATCGCGGTGGGACTCTGGGGCGCAACCCGCCGCCGTGAGCGCGCGGCAGAATCGGTCACCGGCTAG
- a CDS encoding nuclear transport factor 2 family protein, whose amino-acid sequence MTSELAALEARLRRLEDERDIARLIASYGPLVDAADADGTAALWATDGRYEVEGWAMAGRADVHAMVSSTSHRALVATGCSHFLGPAVVTVDGDTAVAVCESLVLVRRETPDDGSSEYGVWRATANHFELARIDGRWQISRRSSRLLNGDPAAHRLLTAGVAGEPAT is encoded by the coding sequence ATGACATCCGAGCTCGCTGCGCTCGAGGCGCGGCTGCGCCGACTCGAGGACGAACGCGACATCGCCCGGTTGATCGCGTCCTACGGCCCGCTGGTGGATGCCGCGGACGCCGACGGGACCGCCGCGCTGTGGGCGACCGACGGTCGCTATGAGGTCGAGGGCTGGGCGATGGCCGGCCGGGCAGACGTCCACGCGATGGTCAGCTCGACATCCCACCGCGCCCTGGTGGCCACGGGATGCAGTCACTTTCTCGGCCCCGCCGTGGTCACCGTCGACGGCGACACCGCGGTGGCCGTGTGTGAGTCGCTGGTGCTGGTCCGCCGCGAGACCCCCGACGACGGGTCCAGCGAGTATGGGGTGTGGCGGGCAACGGCCAATCACTTCGAGCTGGCCCGCATAGACGGGCGATGGCAGATCAGCCGGCGTTCCAGCCGCCTGCTCAACGGCGACCCGGCAGCACACCGGCTGCTGACCGCCGGTGTGGCCGGAGAGCCAGCGACCTGA
- a CDS encoding SDR family oxidoreductase, producing MGTYAVTGSASGMGLQAAERLRELGHTVVGVDVTSGDVVADLSTPQGRRAAADGVLAACGGVLDGAVLAAGLGPGSGADRNRLIAEVNFLGVVELLDALRPALAAADRAKVVVIASNSTTTVPVVPRRTIRALLARDTDKAVRSLRLLGRNGSAIMYAASKIAVSRWLRINAVTAAWAGAGIRLNALAPGAILTPLLEAQLADPREGRAVRSFPVPIGGYGDAGHLADWICFMLSDSADFLCGSVVFVDGGSDAFFRPRDWPKSVPVRRLPQYLWRFARGVRHG from the coding sequence ATCGGCACATACGCGGTTACCGGGTCCGCATCCGGCATGGGACTGCAGGCCGCCGAACGGCTGCGAGAACTCGGGCACACCGTGGTCGGCGTGGACGTCACGTCCGGCGATGTGGTGGCCGATCTGTCCACCCCGCAGGGGCGCCGGGCAGCGGCCGATGGCGTGTTGGCAGCGTGCGGCGGGGTGCTCGATGGGGCCGTGCTGGCCGCCGGGCTGGGTCCCGGATCCGGCGCTGACCGGAACCGATTGATCGCCGAGGTCAACTTCCTCGGCGTGGTGGAGCTGCTGGATGCCTTGCGCCCGGCACTGGCCGCCGCGGACCGCGCCAAAGTCGTTGTGATCGCCAGTAATTCGACGACAACCGTACCGGTCGTTCCGCGCCGGACCATTCGGGCGCTGTTGGCGCGTGACACCGACAAGGCGGTGCGCTCGTTGCGGCTGCTGGGCCGCAACGGGTCGGCCATCATGTACGCGGCCTCCAAGATCGCGGTCAGCCGCTGGCTGCGGATCAATGCGGTCACCGCAGCGTGGGCCGGTGCAGGGATCCGGCTCAACGCACTGGCTCCGGGGGCGATCCTGACGCCGTTGCTCGAGGCCCAACTCGCGGATCCGCGCGAGGGCCGCGCCGTACGGTCGTTCCCGGTGCCCATCGGTGGCTACGGCGACGCCGGCCATCTGGCCGACTGGATCTGCTTCATGCTGTCGGACTCGGCCGATTTCCTCTGCGGCAGTGTGGTGTTCGTCGACGGAGGCTCCGACGCCTTCTTCCGTCCCCGGGATTGGCCGAAGTCCGTGCCGGTACGGCGTCTGCCGCAGTACCTGTGGCGGTTCGCGCGCGGCGTCCGGCATGGGTGA